ATCAGGAGCATCAACTGGTTCAAAAGAAGCGCTTGAATTACGTGATGGAAACACAAAATACGCGGATAATTGGTATGGACAAAAAGGGGTGATGACTGCTGTTGATAATGTAAATAATATAATTGCACCTAAAATTATTGGTTTTTGTGTTAAAAACCAAAGACTAATCGATCAAAAAATGATCGAATTAGACGGTACGCCAAACAAAGAAAAACTGGGCGCTAATGCAATTTTAGGGGTTTCACTTGCAGTTGCAAAAGCTGCAGCAAATGAATTAAGATTACCGCTTTTTAGATATTTAGGGGGGCCAAACCCAACTTTAATGCCAGTGCCGATGCTTAATATAATAAATGGTGGTGAGCATGCATCAAATACACTTGATTTTCAAGAATTTATGATAATGCCACTCGGATTTTCCACTTTTAGAAAAGCATTACAAGCTGCTAACAAAATTTTTCACAATCTTGCAAAATTGCTTAAAAAAGCCGGCTATGGAACTCAAGTAGGAGACGAGGGCGGATTTGCCCCAAATTTAAATTCGCATGAACAGGCGCTTGATTTTTTAGTTAAAGCAATTAAAGAATCTGGACTTAACCCTGCAATTGAAGGTGAAAATGCTATAGCAATTGCAATTGATGCTGCTGCCTCTGAATTTTATAATGGTGAAAAATACGTATTTAAGAAATTAAAAACTGCGCTTTCAAATAAATCTGATACTGAAAAAAACCAGAAATTTGAATTTAGTTCAACAGAATTACTTGATTATTATGAACGTCTTTTTACAAAATATCCAATAATTTCTGTTGAGGATGGCTTTGCCGAATCTGACTGACAAGGATTTGTTGCTTTTACTGAAAGATTTGGAAAAACCCACCAAATTGTCGGCGATGATTTAACAGTTACCAATGTTAAAATTTTAAA
The sequence above is a segment of the Mesomycoplasma flocculare ATCC 27399 genome. Coding sequences within it:
- the eno gene encoding phosphopyruvate hydratase encodes the protein MSKITKIFAREILDSRGNPTIQVEVYTLAGGFGTAIVPSGASTGSKEALELRDGNTKYADNWYGQKGVMTAVDNVNNIIAPKIIGFCVKNQRLIDQKMIELDGTPNKEKLGANAILGVSLAVAKAAANELRLPLFRYLGGPNPTLMPVPMLNIINGGEHASNTLDFQEFMIMPLGFSTFRKALQAANKIFHNLAKLLKKAGYGTQVGDEGGFAPNLNSHEQALDFLVKAIKESGLNPAIEGENAIAIAIDAAASEFYNGEKYVFKKLKTALSNKSDTEKNQKFEFSSTELLDYYERLFTKYPIISVEDGFAESDWQGFVAFTERFGKTHQIVGDDLTVTNVKILKEAIKSKAINSILIKLNQIGTLSETLDAIQLAQKSGMTAVISHRSGESEDTTIADLAVAISAGQIKTGSLSRTDRIAKYNRLLIIEEYLNSFSKSEYIGKGVFYNLKNN